In Pseudopipra pipra isolate bDixPip1 chromosome 24, bDixPip1.hap1, whole genome shotgun sequence, a single genomic region encodes these proteins:
- the FAM76A gene encoding protein FAM76A isoform X2: MAALYACTKCHQRFPFEALSQGQQLCKECRIAHPIVKCTYCRTEFQQESKTNTICKKCAQNVKLYGTPKPCQYCNIIAAFIGNKCQRCTNSEKKYGPPHSCEQCKQQCAFDRKDDRKKVDGKLLCWLCTLSYKRVLQKTKEQCKHLSSSSRASLQEKEQFSRLSSGSHYNSQKTLSTSSIQNEIPKKKAKFDAISANGDSVPSSPEMLCPLIQRAPSTLAQWAASQQALGAHHCPVAQGTDILNFSPDLALDSPGTDHFVIIAQLKEEVATLKKMLHQKDQMILEKEKKITELKADLQYQESQMRAKMNQMEKTHKEVMEQLQPAELFVSSLHL, from the exons ATGGCGGCGCTGTACGCCTGCACCAAGTGCCACCAGCGCTTCCCCTTCGAGGCGCTcagccagggacagcagctctgcaag GAGTGCCGGATTGCTCACCCCATTGTTAAATGCACTTACTGCAGGACTGAATTCCAGCAGGAAAG caaaacCAACACAATATGCAAGAAGTGTGCTCAGAACGTGAAGCTCTACGGCACA CCAAAGCCCTGCCAGTACTGCAACATCATAGCAGCATTTATTGGAAACAAGTGCCAGCGTTGCACCAACTCGGAGAAGAAGTACGGCCCCCCTCACTCGTGTGAGCAGTGCAAGCAGCAGTGTGCCTTCGACAGGAAGGACGACAGGAAGAAG gtggatgggaagctgctgtgctggttgTGCACGTTGTCCTACAAACGGGTCCTGCAGAAGACCAAAGAGCAGTGCAAGCACCTGAGCAGCTCTTCCCGGGCcagcctgcaggagaaggagcagTTCAGCAGGCTCAGCAGTGGCAGCCACTACAACAG CCAGAAAACCTTATCCACCTCTTCCATTCAGAACGAAATCCCAAAGAAGAAAGCCAAGTTTGACGCCATATCTGCCAATGGTGACAG CGTTCCTTCCTCTCCCGAGATGCTTTGCCCCCTTATCCAGAGGGCCCCGTCCACGTTGGCGCAGTGGGCTGCTTCCCAACAGGCTCTCGGGGCCCACCATTGTCCTGTTGCTCAAGGCACTGACATCCTGAA cttttcccCAGACCTCGCCCTGGACTCCCCTGGCACCGACCACTTTGTCATCATTGCCCAGCTGAAGGAGGAAGTGGCTACTTTAAAAAAGATGCTGCACCAGAAGGATCAGATGAttctggagaaggagaagaag ATCACGGAGCTGAAAGCCGACCTGCAGTACCAGGAATCACAGATGAGGGCAAAGATGAACCAGATGGAGAAGACACACAAGGAGGTCATGGAGCAGTTACAG CCTGCAGAACTTTTTGTGAGCTCCCTGCACCTCTAA
- the FAM76A gene encoding protein FAM76A isoform X3 has product MAALYACTKCHQRFPFEALSQGQQLCKECRIAHPIVKCTYCRTEFQQESKTNTICKKCAQNVKLYGTPKPCQYCNIIAAFIGNKCQRCTNSEKKYGPPHSCEQCKQQCAFDRKDDRKKVDGKLLCWLCTLSYKRVLQKTKEQCKHLSSSSRASLQEKEQFSRLSSGSHYNSQKTLSTSSIQNEIPKKKAKFDAISANGDSFSPDLALDSPGTDHFVIIAQLKEEVATLKKMLHQKDQMILEKEKKITELKADLQYQESQMRAKMNQMEKTHKEVMEQLQAKNRELLKQAAALSKGKKPEKSGAITSP; this is encoded by the exons ATGGCGGCGCTGTACGCCTGCACCAAGTGCCACCAGCGCTTCCCCTTCGAGGCGCTcagccagggacagcagctctgcaag GAGTGCCGGATTGCTCACCCCATTGTTAAATGCACTTACTGCAGGACTGAATTCCAGCAGGAAAG caaaacCAACACAATATGCAAGAAGTGTGCTCAGAACGTGAAGCTCTACGGCACA CCAAAGCCCTGCCAGTACTGCAACATCATAGCAGCATTTATTGGAAACAAGTGCCAGCGTTGCACCAACTCGGAGAAGAAGTACGGCCCCCCTCACTCGTGTGAGCAGTGCAAGCAGCAGTGTGCCTTCGACAGGAAGGACGACAGGAAGAAG gtggatgggaagctgctgtgctggttgTGCACGTTGTCCTACAAACGGGTCCTGCAGAAGACCAAAGAGCAGTGCAAGCACCTGAGCAGCTCTTCCCGGGCcagcctgcaggagaaggagcagTTCAGCAGGCTCAGCAGTGGCAGCCACTACAACAG CCAGAAAACCTTATCCACCTCTTCCATTCAGAACGAAATCCCAAAGAAGAAAGCCAAGTTTGACGCCATATCTGCCAATGGTGACAG cttttcccCAGACCTCGCCCTGGACTCCCCTGGCACCGACCACTTTGTCATCATTGCCCAGCTGAAGGAGGAAGTGGCTACTTTAAAAAAGATGCTGCACCAGAAGGATCAGATGAttctggagaaggagaagaag ATCACGGAGCTGAAAGCCGACCTGCAGTACCAGGAATCACAGATGAGGGCAAAGATGAACCAGATGGAGAAGACACACAAGGAGGTCATGGAGCAGTTACAG gcCAAGAACAGAGAACTCCTGAAGCAAGCGGCTGCCCTGTCGAAAGGCAAAAAGCCGGAGAAGTCGGGAGCAATAACCTCCCCTTAA
- the FAM76A gene encoding protein FAM76A isoform X1, protein MAALYACTKCHQRFPFEALSQGQQLCKECRIAHPIVKCTYCRTEFQQESKTNTICKKCAQNVKLYGTPKPCQYCNIIAAFIGNKCQRCTNSEKKYGPPHSCEQCKQQCAFDRKDDRKKVDGKLLCWLCTLSYKRVLQKTKEQCKHLSSSSRASLQEKEQFSRLSSGSHYNSQKTLSTSSIQNEIPKKKAKFDAISANGDSVPSSPEMLCPLIQRAPSTLAQWAASQQALGAHHCPVAQGTDILNFSPDLALDSPGTDHFVIIAQLKEEVATLKKMLHQKDQMILEKEKKITELKADLQYQESQMRAKMNQMEKTHKEVMEQLQAKNRELLKQAAALSKGKKPEKSGAITSP, encoded by the exons ATGGCGGCGCTGTACGCCTGCACCAAGTGCCACCAGCGCTTCCCCTTCGAGGCGCTcagccagggacagcagctctgcaag GAGTGCCGGATTGCTCACCCCATTGTTAAATGCACTTACTGCAGGACTGAATTCCAGCAGGAAAG caaaacCAACACAATATGCAAGAAGTGTGCTCAGAACGTGAAGCTCTACGGCACA CCAAAGCCCTGCCAGTACTGCAACATCATAGCAGCATTTATTGGAAACAAGTGCCAGCGTTGCACCAACTCGGAGAAGAAGTACGGCCCCCCTCACTCGTGTGAGCAGTGCAAGCAGCAGTGTGCCTTCGACAGGAAGGACGACAGGAAGAAG gtggatgggaagctgctgtgctggttgTGCACGTTGTCCTACAAACGGGTCCTGCAGAAGACCAAAGAGCAGTGCAAGCACCTGAGCAGCTCTTCCCGGGCcagcctgcaggagaaggagcagTTCAGCAGGCTCAGCAGTGGCAGCCACTACAACAG CCAGAAAACCTTATCCACCTCTTCCATTCAGAACGAAATCCCAAAGAAGAAAGCCAAGTTTGACGCCATATCTGCCAATGGTGACAG CGTTCCTTCCTCTCCCGAGATGCTTTGCCCCCTTATCCAGAGGGCCCCGTCCACGTTGGCGCAGTGGGCTGCTTCCCAACAGGCTCTCGGGGCCCACCATTGTCCTGTTGCTCAAGGCACTGACATCCTGAA cttttcccCAGACCTCGCCCTGGACTCCCCTGGCACCGACCACTTTGTCATCATTGCCCAGCTGAAGGAGGAAGTGGCTACTTTAAAAAAGATGCTGCACCAGAAGGATCAGATGAttctggagaaggagaagaag ATCACGGAGCTGAAAGCCGACCTGCAGTACCAGGAATCACAGATGAGGGCAAAGATGAACCAGATGGAGAAGACACACAAGGAGGTCATGGAGCAGTTACAG gcCAAGAACAGAGAACTCCTGAAGCAAGCGGCTGCCCTGTCGAAAGGCAAAAAGCCGGAGAAGTCGGGAGCAATAACCTCCCCTTAA
- the SESN2 gene encoding sestrin-2 isoform X3: MLVAGSPCPLEEHRGCGTRRGGQETGIKVPRELAKGPSAFIPLAEIPREGAESGLRQLLIEAFVSAGRVDHVAMVMGLHPQYLSSFWKTQYLLLRMDGPLPYHKRHYIAIMAAARHQCSYLVRLHMGEFLQVGGSPAWLQGLHCAPQKLRNLNEINKLLAHRPWLVTKEHIEALLKPGEDSWSLAELVQALVLLTHYHSLASFVFGCGIKPEGDQDGGNGCWAPSPHSDSSPGSEDSMGGSGGRDAMQEVEMLMERMKLLQENQQEEEGVTQEEMETRFELEKTESLLVPPSDILDPSLQSHVRCFVEDPEFGYKDFTRRGEQAPPTFHAQDYTWEDHGFSLINRLYPDVGQLLDEKFQVVYNLTYNTIAMHCGVDTSMLRRAIWNYVHCVFGIRYDDYDYGEVNQLLERNLKIYIKTVACYPEKTTKQIYTQFWRHFKHSEKVLPPSLPLLAGCLGVLIPPPDPPLSPQVHINLLLLEARMQAALLYALRAVTRYMT, from the exons ATGCTCGTGGCCGGCTCGCCGTGTCCCCTGGAGGAGCACCGGGGCTGCGGGAcccggcggggcgggcag gaAACAGGGATCAAGGTCCCCCGGGAGCTGGCGAAGGGCCCCAGTGCCTTCATCCCCCTGGCAGAG ATCCCGCGGGAAGGAGCGGAGAGTGGCCTGCGCCAGCTCCTCATCGAGGCCTTCGTGTCGGCGGGGAGGGTGGACCACGTCGCCATGGTCATGGGGCTGCACCCCCAGTACCTCAGCAGCTTCTGGAAGACCCAGTACCTCCTGCTGCGCATGGACGGGCCCCTGCCCTACCACAAGCGCCACTACATCGCCATCATG GCAGCAGCCCGGCACCAGTGCTCCTACCTGGTGAGACTGCACATGGGGGAGTTCCTGCAGGTGGggggcagccctgcctggctgcaggggctgcactGTGCCCCCCAAAAGCTCCGCAACCTCAACGAGATCAACAAGCTGCTGGCGCACCGGCCCTGGCTCGTCACCAAGGAGCACATCGAG GCTCTGCTGAAGCCCGGGGAGGACAGCTGGTCgctggcagagctggtgcaggCCCTGGTGCTCCTCACCCACTACCACTCGCTCGCCTCCTTCGTCTTCGGCTGCGGCATCAAACCCGAGGGGGACCAGGATGGGGGGAACGGCTGCTGGGCCCCCTCACCCCACagtgacagcagccctggctctgaGGACAGCATGGGGGGCTCTGGG ggcagggacgCCATGCAGGAGGTGGAGATGCTGATGGAGAGGATgaagctgctgcaggaaaaccagcaggaggaggaaggcgtCACACAGGAGGAGATGGAGACGCGCTTCGAGCTGGAAAAGACGGAGAGTTTGCTGGTCCCTCCCTCAG ATATTTTGGACCCCTCCCTGCAGTCCCACGTCCGCTGCTTTGTGGAGGACCCCGAGTTCGGCTACAAGGACTTCACACGGAGGGGGGAGCAGGCCCCCCCCACCTTCCATGCTCAG GATTACACGTGGGAGGACCACGGCTTCTCGCTGATCAACCGCCTGTACCCGGACGTGGGGCAGCTGCTGGACGAGAAGTTCCAGGTGGTTTATAACCTGACCTACAACACCATCGCCATGCACTGCGGGGTGGACACCTCCATGCTCCGCAGGGCCATCTGGAACTACGTCCACTGTGTCTTTGGCATCCG ctACGACGACTACGACTACGGGGAGGTGAACCAGCTCCTGGAGCGCAACCTGAAGATCTACATCAAGACAGTGGCTTGTTACCCGGAGAAGACGACCAAGCAGATCTACACCCAGTTCTGGAGGCACTTCAAACACTCGGAGAAGGTgctgcccccctccctgcccctgctggcggggtgtttgggggtgctgatcccaccccctgacccccctctctcccctcagGTGCACATcaacctgctcctgctggaggCCCGGATGCAGGCGGCTCTGCTCTACGCCCTCCGCGCCGTCACCCGCTACATGACctga
- the SESN2 gene encoding sestrin-2 isoform X4: protein MLVAGSPCPLEEHRGCGTRRGGQETGIKVPRELAKGPSAFIPLAEIPREGAESGLRQLLIEAFVSAGRVDHVAMVMGLHPQYLSSFWKTQYLLLRMDGPLPYHKRHYIAIMAAARHQCSYLVRLHMGEFLQVGGSPAWLQGLHCAPQKLRNLNEINKLLAHRPWLVTKEHIEALLKPGEDSWSLAELVQALVLLTHYHSLASFVFGCGIKPEGDQDGGNGCWAPSPHSDSSPGSEDSMGGSGGRDAMQEVEMLMERMKLLQENQQEEEGVTQEEMETRFELEKTESLLVPPSDILDPSLQSHVRCFVEDPEFGYKDFTRRGEQAPPTFHAQDYTWEDHGFSLINRLYPDVGQLLDEKFQVVYNLTYNTIAMHCGVDTSMLRRAIWNYVHCVFGIRYDDYDYGEVNQLLERNLKIYIKTVACYPEKTTKQIYTQFWRHFKHSEKVHINLLLLEARMQAALLYALRAVTRYMT from the exons ATGCTCGTGGCCGGCTCGCCGTGTCCCCTGGAGGAGCACCGGGGCTGCGGGAcccggcggggcgggcag gaAACAGGGATCAAGGTCCCCCGGGAGCTGGCGAAGGGCCCCAGTGCCTTCATCCCCCTGGCAGAG ATCCCGCGGGAAGGAGCGGAGAGTGGCCTGCGCCAGCTCCTCATCGAGGCCTTCGTGTCGGCGGGGAGGGTGGACCACGTCGCCATGGTCATGGGGCTGCACCCCCAGTACCTCAGCAGCTTCTGGAAGACCCAGTACCTCCTGCTGCGCATGGACGGGCCCCTGCCCTACCACAAGCGCCACTACATCGCCATCATG GCAGCAGCCCGGCACCAGTGCTCCTACCTGGTGAGACTGCACATGGGGGAGTTCCTGCAGGTGGggggcagccctgcctggctgcaggggctgcactGTGCCCCCCAAAAGCTCCGCAACCTCAACGAGATCAACAAGCTGCTGGCGCACCGGCCCTGGCTCGTCACCAAGGAGCACATCGAG GCTCTGCTGAAGCCCGGGGAGGACAGCTGGTCgctggcagagctggtgcaggCCCTGGTGCTCCTCACCCACTACCACTCGCTCGCCTCCTTCGTCTTCGGCTGCGGCATCAAACCCGAGGGGGACCAGGATGGGGGGAACGGCTGCTGGGCCCCCTCACCCCACagtgacagcagccctggctctgaGGACAGCATGGGGGGCTCTGGG ggcagggacgCCATGCAGGAGGTGGAGATGCTGATGGAGAGGATgaagctgctgcaggaaaaccagcaggaggaggaaggcgtCACACAGGAGGAGATGGAGACGCGCTTCGAGCTGGAAAAGACGGAGAGTTTGCTGGTCCCTCCCTCAG ATATTTTGGACCCCTCCCTGCAGTCCCACGTCCGCTGCTTTGTGGAGGACCCCGAGTTCGGCTACAAGGACTTCACACGGAGGGGGGAGCAGGCCCCCCCCACCTTCCATGCTCAG GATTACACGTGGGAGGACCACGGCTTCTCGCTGATCAACCGCCTGTACCCGGACGTGGGGCAGCTGCTGGACGAGAAGTTCCAGGTGGTTTATAACCTGACCTACAACACCATCGCCATGCACTGCGGGGTGGACACCTCCATGCTCCGCAGGGCCATCTGGAACTACGTCCACTGTGTCTTTGGCATCCG ctACGACGACTACGACTACGGGGAGGTGAACCAGCTCCTGGAGCGCAACCTGAAGATCTACATCAAGACAGTGGCTTGTTACCCGGAGAAGACGACCAAGCAGATCTACACCCAGTTCTGGAGGCACTTCAAACACTCGGAGAAG GTGCACATcaacctgctcctgctggaggCCCGGATGCAGGCGGCTCTGCTCTACGCCCTCCGCGCCGTCACCCGCTACATGACctga
- the SESN2 gene encoding sestrin-2 isoform X1, which produces MDTPGHPQPPRNGKGETGTGSHRRCPFRRQGAPAGIPREGAESGLRQLLIEAFVSAGRVDHVAMVMGLHPQYLSSFWKTQYLLLRMDGPLPYHKRHYIAIMAAARHQCSYLVRLHMGEFLQVGGSPAWLQGLHCAPQKLRNLNEINKLLAHRPWLVTKEHIEALLKPGEDSWSLAELVQALVLLTHYHSLASFVFGCGIKPEGDQDGGNGCWAPSPHSDSSPGSEDSMGGSGGRDAMQEVEMLMERMKLLQENQQEEEGVTQEEMETRFELEKTESLLVPPSDILDPSLQSHVRCFVEDPEFGYKDFTRRGEQAPPTFHAQDYTWEDHGFSLINRLYPDVGQLLDEKFQVVYNLTYNTIAMHCGVDTSMLRRAIWNYVHCVFGIRYDDYDYGEVNQLLERNLKIYIKTVACYPEKTTKQIYTQFWRHFKHSEKVLPPSLPLLAGCLGVLIPPPDPPLSPQVHINLLLLEARMQAALLYALRAVTRYMT; this is translated from the exons ATGGACACCCCtggacacccccagccccccaggaaTGGGAAGGGGGAGACGGGCACCGGGAGCCACCGGCGGTGCCCATTCCGGAGGCAGGGAGCTCCCGCCGGG ATCCCGCGGGAAGGAGCGGAGAGTGGCCTGCGCCAGCTCCTCATCGAGGCCTTCGTGTCGGCGGGGAGGGTGGACCACGTCGCCATGGTCATGGGGCTGCACCCCCAGTACCTCAGCAGCTTCTGGAAGACCCAGTACCTCCTGCTGCGCATGGACGGGCCCCTGCCCTACCACAAGCGCCACTACATCGCCATCATG GCAGCAGCCCGGCACCAGTGCTCCTACCTGGTGAGACTGCACATGGGGGAGTTCCTGCAGGTGGggggcagccctgcctggctgcaggggctgcactGTGCCCCCCAAAAGCTCCGCAACCTCAACGAGATCAACAAGCTGCTGGCGCACCGGCCCTGGCTCGTCACCAAGGAGCACATCGAG GCTCTGCTGAAGCCCGGGGAGGACAGCTGGTCgctggcagagctggtgcaggCCCTGGTGCTCCTCACCCACTACCACTCGCTCGCCTCCTTCGTCTTCGGCTGCGGCATCAAACCCGAGGGGGACCAGGATGGGGGGAACGGCTGCTGGGCCCCCTCACCCCACagtgacagcagccctggctctgaGGACAGCATGGGGGGCTCTGGG ggcagggacgCCATGCAGGAGGTGGAGATGCTGATGGAGAGGATgaagctgctgcaggaaaaccagcaggaggaggaaggcgtCACACAGGAGGAGATGGAGACGCGCTTCGAGCTGGAAAAGACGGAGAGTTTGCTGGTCCCTCCCTCAG ATATTTTGGACCCCTCCCTGCAGTCCCACGTCCGCTGCTTTGTGGAGGACCCCGAGTTCGGCTACAAGGACTTCACACGGAGGGGGGAGCAGGCCCCCCCCACCTTCCATGCTCAG GATTACACGTGGGAGGACCACGGCTTCTCGCTGATCAACCGCCTGTACCCGGACGTGGGGCAGCTGCTGGACGAGAAGTTCCAGGTGGTTTATAACCTGACCTACAACACCATCGCCATGCACTGCGGGGTGGACACCTCCATGCTCCGCAGGGCCATCTGGAACTACGTCCACTGTGTCTTTGGCATCCG ctACGACGACTACGACTACGGGGAGGTGAACCAGCTCCTGGAGCGCAACCTGAAGATCTACATCAAGACAGTGGCTTGTTACCCGGAGAAGACGACCAAGCAGATCTACACCCAGTTCTGGAGGCACTTCAAACACTCGGAGAAGGTgctgcccccctccctgcccctgctggcggggtgtttgggggtgctgatcccaccccctgacccccctctctcccctcagGTGCACATcaacctgctcctgctggaggCCCGGATGCAGGCGGCTCTGCTCTACGCCCTCCGCGCCGTCACCCGCTACATGACctga
- the SESN2 gene encoding sestrin-2 isoform X2 — MDTPGHPQPPRNGKGETGTGSHRRCPFRRQGAPAGIPREGAESGLRQLLIEAFVSAGRVDHVAMVMGLHPQYLSSFWKTQYLLLRMDGPLPYHKRHYIAIMAAARHQCSYLVRLHMGEFLQVGGSPAWLQGLHCAPQKLRNLNEINKLLAHRPWLVTKEHIEALLKPGEDSWSLAELVQALVLLTHYHSLASFVFGCGIKPEGDQDGGNGCWAPSPHSDSSPGSEDSMGGSGGRDAMQEVEMLMERMKLLQENQQEEEGVTQEEMETRFELEKTESLLVPPSDILDPSLQSHVRCFVEDPEFGYKDFTRRGEQAPPTFHAQDYTWEDHGFSLINRLYPDVGQLLDEKFQVVYNLTYNTIAMHCGVDTSMLRRAIWNYVHCVFGIRYDDYDYGEVNQLLERNLKIYIKTVACYPEKTTKQIYTQFWRHFKHSEKVHINLLLLEARMQAALLYALRAVTRYMT; from the exons ATGGACACCCCtggacacccccagccccccaggaaTGGGAAGGGGGAGACGGGCACCGGGAGCCACCGGCGGTGCCCATTCCGGAGGCAGGGAGCTCCCGCCGGG ATCCCGCGGGAAGGAGCGGAGAGTGGCCTGCGCCAGCTCCTCATCGAGGCCTTCGTGTCGGCGGGGAGGGTGGACCACGTCGCCATGGTCATGGGGCTGCACCCCCAGTACCTCAGCAGCTTCTGGAAGACCCAGTACCTCCTGCTGCGCATGGACGGGCCCCTGCCCTACCACAAGCGCCACTACATCGCCATCATG GCAGCAGCCCGGCACCAGTGCTCCTACCTGGTGAGACTGCACATGGGGGAGTTCCTGCAGGTGGggggcagccctgcctggctgcaggggctgcactGTGCCCCCCAAAAGCTCCGCAACCTCAACGAGATCAACAAGCTGCTGGCGCACCGGCCCTGGCTCGTCACCAAGGAGCACATCGAG GCTCTGCTGAAGCCCGGGGAGGACAGCTGGTCgctggcagagctggtgcaggCCCTGGTGCTCCTCACCCACTACCACTCGCTCGCCTCCTTCGTCTTCGGCTGCGGCATCAAACCCGAGGGGGACCAGGATGGGGGGAACGGCTGCTGGGCCCCCTCACCCCACagtgacagcagccctggctctgaGGACAGCATGGGGGGCTCTGGG ggcagggacgCCATGCAGGAGGTGGAGATGCTGATGGAGAGGATgaagctgctgcaggaaaaccagcaggaggaggaaggcgtCACACAGGAGGAGATGGAGACGCGCTTCGAGCTGGAAAAGACGGAGAGTTTGCTGGTCCCTCCCTCAG ATATTTTGGACCCCTCCCTGCAGTCCCACGTCCGCTGCTTTGTGGAGGACCCCGAGTTCGGCTACAAGGACTTCACACGGAGGGGGGAGCAGGCCCCCCCCACCTTCCATGCTCAG GATTACACGTGGGAGGACCACGGCTTCTCGCTGATCAACCGCCTGTACCCGGACGTGGGGCAGCTGCTGGACGAGAAGTTCCAGGTGGTTTATAACCTGACCTACAACACCATCGCCATGCACTGCGGGGTGGACACCTCCATGCTCCGCAGGGCCATCTGGAACTACGTCCACTGTGTCTTTGGCATCCG ctACGACGACTACGACTACGGGGAGGTGAACCAGCTCCTGGAGCGCAACCTGAAGATCTACATCAAGACAGTGGCTTGTTACCCGGAGAAGACGACCAAGCAGATCTACACCCAGTTCTGGAGGCACTTCAAACACTCGGAGAAG GTGCACATcaacctgctcctgctggaggCCCGGATGCAGGCGGCTCTGCTCTACGCCCTCCGCGCCGTCACCCGCTACATGACctga